One genomic segment of Rivularia sp. PCC 7116 includes these proteins:
- the truB gene encoding tRNA pseudouridine(55) synthase TruB: protein MLGFLNLDKPFDWTSHDCVAKTRRLLGIKKIGHAGTLDPAATGVLPIAIGKSTRLLQYLPSNKAYKATIRLGMQTTTDDLQGDVIQQDAISELNLETVARALKQFQGKIEQIPPSYSAIQVDGKRLYDLARKGEKVEAPVRSVEIFSIDILEWREGSFPELDVNIACGAGTYIRAIARDLGAILETGGTLAALQRTVSSGFNLADSITLTELEAKLKTDDFQPMAADAPLKHLSERTLTGNEPRRWCQGQKISLDEQVSEIVRVYNEQRLFLGIGELKEQLLIPRMVLEAAS, encoded by the coding sequence TTGCTTGGTTTCTTAAATCTCGATAAACCTTTTGATTGGACTTCTCATGATTGCGTGGCAAAGACACGCAGACTATTGGGTATAAAAAAAATAGGACATGCTGGAACATTAGATCCCGCAGCTACTGGTGTTTTACCTATCGCTATTGGTAAATCAACTCGATTGTTGCAGTATCTCCCTAGCAATAAAGCTTATAAGGCTACTATTCGGTTAGGGATGCAAACTACCACTGATGATTTGCAAGGCGATGTAATTCAACAAGATGCTATAAGCGAGTTGAATCTGGAAACTGTCGCAAGGGCGCTGAAGCAGTTTCAAGGTAAAATTGAGCAGATTCCTCCAAGCTATAGTGCGATTCAAGTTGATGGCAAGCGACTTTACGATTTAGCCCGTAAAGGTGAAAAAGTTGAAGCTCCCGTGCGGAGTGTGGAAATATTTAGTATTGATATTTTAGAATGGCGAGAAGGTAGCTTCCCCGAATTAGATGTGAATATAGCCTGCGGTGCGGGTACTTATATTAGAGCGATCGCCAGAGATTTAGGTGCAATATTAGAAACGGGAGGAACCTTAGCAGCCTTACAGCGTACTGTTAGCAGCGGTTTTAATTTAGCAGACAGTATTACTTTAACTGAGTTAGAAGCTAAGCTGAAAACCGATGACTTTCAACCAATGGCTGCTGATGCACCTTTAAAGCATCTTTCTGAGAGAACTTTAACTGGAAACGAGCCACGTAGATGGTGTCAGGGACAGAAAATTTCCCTGGATGAGCAAGTATCGGAGATAGTAAGAGTCTACAACGAGCAAAGGCTCTTTTTAGGTATTGGAGAATTAAAAGAGCAACTATTGATTCCACGAATGGTTTTGGAAGCCGCTTCTTGA
- a CDS encoding DMT family transporter — MHETSGRWRYGLALSLLTVLLWGVLPISLSITLQGLDVFTLTWFRFLVSFCLLAIYLKSRGNLPTFSQFSSTSPKLVFIATIFLAINYILFVKGLDITTPANAEVLIQLAPLLMGFGGLFFFKERYTLFQWIGISILTIGFVLFFNEQFSNLITAQTTYVYGSGLIVLAAIAWSIYALAQKQLLQSLSSPHIMLVIYGGCAVIFAFFANPIKIFTLSFLQGGMLIFCALNTLIAYGAFAEALEHWQASRVSAVLALAPLVTLLSSWLVSKLSPNLIATEHFTMLGIFGAILVVCGSTAIALGKN, encoded by the coding sequence ATGCATGAAACTTCCGGGCGCTGGCGTTACGGGCTAGCTTTGTCTTTATTGACAGTTCTTTTATGGGGTGTTTTACCGATTTCTTTGTCTATAACACTACAAGGCTTAGATGTTTTTACTTTGACTTGGTTTCGATTTCTAGTATCTTTTTGCTTGCTGGCAATTTATTTAAAGTCCCGTGGAAATTTGCCAACTTTCTCGCAATTTAGCTCTACTTCCCCAAAGCTTGTATTTATTGCAACTATCTTTCTGGCAATTAACTACATATTATTTGTCAAAGGTTTAGATATTACAACTCCTGCAAATGCTGAAGTTTTGATTCAGCTAGCTCCTTTATTAATGGGTTTTGGAGGATTATTCTTTTTTAAAGAACGCTATACCTTATTTCAGTGGATTGGCATAAGTATTCTTACTATTGGCTTTGTTTTGTTCTTTAACGAACAGTTTTCAAATTTGATTACCGCACAAACAACATATGTATATGGTAGTGGTTTAATTGTACTGGCTGCGATTGCTTGGTCAATTTATGCTTTAGCTCAAAAACAGCTTTTGCAAAGTTTATCTTCCCCTCATATAATGCTGGTGATTTATGGAGGATGTGCTGTAATATTCGCATTTTTTGCCAATCCGATAAAAATTTTTACACTTAGTTTCTTGCAAGGTGGAATGCTAATTTTTTGTGCTTTGAATACTTTAATTGCTTATGGTGCTTTCGCTGAAGCATTAGAACATTGGCAAGCATCACGAGTTAGTGCGGTGTTAGCTTTGGCTCCTCTTGTAACATTATTATCATCGTGGTTAGTATCAAAACTTTCACCAAATTTAATCGCTACCGAGCATTTTACAATGCTCGGAATCTTCGGAGCGATTTTAGTTGTATGTGGTTCTACGGCTATTGCATTGGGGAAAAACTAA
- the dapF gene encoding diaminopimelate epimerase, producing MAIDFTKYQGLGNDFILIDNRSKPEPAVTPQDAIKLCDRHFGIGADGVIFALPGENGTDYTMRIFNSDGSEPEMCGNGIRCMAAFLAELEGDAKTSDKYSIHTLGGTITPQLMSDGQVKVDMGTPRLTAGEIPTTLAGESEKVVNQTMEVAGKSWDVTCVNMGNPHCITFVEDVAAIELEKIGPQFENHSVFPERINTEFIQVVSSDYLKMRVWERGAGITLACGTGACASLVAGVLTGKCDRKATIELPGGPLLIEWSEIDQRIYMTGPAEKVFTGKF from the coding sequence ATGGCAATTGATTTTACTAAGTATCAGGGTTTAGGTAACGATTTTATTTTGATTGATAATCGCTCAAAACCTGAACCGGCAGTGACTCCACAGGATGCAATCAAGTTGTGCGATCGCCATTTTGGTATCGGTGCGGATGGTGTCATTTTTGCTTTACCTGGAGAAAATGGTACTGACTATACTATGCGGATTTTTAACTCGGATGGTTCGGAACCAGAAATGTGCGGTAACGGCATTCGCTGCATGGCTGCTTTTCTAGCTGAATTGGAAGGAGATGCCAAAACAAGCGACAAGTACAGCATTCATACTTTGGGTGGTACGATTACACCTCAATTAATGTCTGACGGTCAAGTTAAAGTGGATATGGGCACTCCAAGATTGACTGCGGGTGAAATTCCCACTACTCTTGCTGGTGAAAGTGAGAAGGTAGTTAACCAAACTATGGAAGTTGCGGGTAAATCTTGGGATGTCACCTGTGTAAATATGGGCAATCCGCACTGCATTACTTTTGTAGAAGACGTTGCAGCCATAGAGTTAGAAAAAATTGGTCCCCAGTTTGAGAATCACTCAGTTTTCCCCGAACGAATCAACACCGAATTTATTCAAGTTGTTAGTTCAGATTACCTAAAAATGCGAGTATGGGAGCGCGGTGCTGGTATAACCTTAGCCTGCGGTACTGGAGCCTGTGCTTCTTTGGTAGCTGGAGTATTAACTGGAAAATGCGATAGAAAAGCCACTATAGAACTCCCTGGAGGACCTTTGTTAATAGAATGGTCGGAAATTGACCAAAGAATTTATATGACTGGACCAGCTGAAAAAGTCTTCACTGGAAAATTTTAG
- a CDS encoding S-layer family protein gives MPSILGGANVGIGDAGNLTINTRSLQIEDGARVDSSTVNSGNAGSLTINAQDFIEVSGTVPGSINPSLIISSANILDESLQQFLGVPAIPSGDSGNVTINTPVLKVSDGGEITVRNDGTGKGGILNINANSILLNSKGEITASTQSGAGGNIDLQLKDGLILRNQSFISAESGGTGNGGNININSPVIAGLENSDIIANAVEGDGGNININTQGLFGLQFQDKLTIQSDITASSEFGVNGTVEINNPAIDPSSSLTQLPSDVVDSSQKVASGCSVNQSNSFTVVGKGGLAVNPQEAVAEVNAWNDLRDLNITNRNQQRNIQVENDSPKLIIEATGWVVNKEGNIEFIAQSDNRDSWQKVSNCKGEVEKI, from the coding sequence GTGCCTAGCATCTTAGGTGGTGCAAATGTCGGAATTGGAGATGCAGGTAATTTAACTATCAACACTCGAAGTTTACAAATAGAGGATGGTGCTAGGGTTGATTCTTCTACGGTAAACTCGGGTAACGCAGGAAGTTTAACTATCAATGCTCAAGATTTTATCGAAGTTAGCGGTACTGTACCAGGTTCGATTAATCCTAGTTTAATTATCTCTAGTGCAAATATTTTAGATGAGTCTTTACAACAGTTTTTAGGAGTACCAGCCATTCCTAGTGGAGATTCGGGAAACGTAACTATAAATACTCCCGTTTTAAAAGTTTCCGATGGTGGTGAAATAACGGTAAGAAATGATGGAACTGGTAAAGGTGGGATTTTAAATATTAATGCAAATTCTATACTTCTCAATAGCAAAGGAGAAATTACAGCTTCAACTCAATCTGGTGCAGGAGGTAACATTGATTTGCAACTAAAAGATGGTTTAATTTTAAGAAATCAAAGTTTTATTTCTGCTGAATCTGGCGGTACAGGTAATGGTGGAAATATTAATATTAATTCACCAGTAATTGCAGGCTTGGAAAATAGCGATATTATTGCCAATGCTGTTGAAGGTGATGGTGGAAATATCAATATTAATACGCAAGGTTTATTTGGCTTGCAATTTCAAGATAAGTTAACTATACAAAGCGATATTACAGCTAGTTCTGAATTTGGTGTTAACGGTACTGTAGAAATTAATAACCCAGCAATCGATCCTAGTTCGAGTTTGACGCAATTACCGTCTGATGTAGTTGATAGCAGTCAAAAAGTTGCTAGTGGATGCAGTGTTAATCAAAGTAATAGTTTTACGGTTGTCGGTAAAGGTGGTTTAGCCGTAAATCCTCAAGAAGCTGTTGCAGAAGTAAATGCTTGGAACGATTTGCGCGATTTGAATATTACTAATAGGAATCAACAAAGAAATATTCAAGTTGAAAATGATTCTCCGAAACTTATTATTGAAGCTACTGGTTGGGTTGTTAATAAAGAGGGAAATATTGAATTTATTGCTCAATCTGATAATAGGGATAGTTGGCAAAAGGTGAGTAATTGTAAGGGTGAAGTTGAGAAGATTTAA
- a CDS encoding alpha/beta hydrolase, whose protein sequence is MNSLFGKWTGNLRKSWLLLVLSVLLSVFGISNYAWTAERIYASYSAFQRSISINALEEFAENGEIGEELAVYTRYLKPEQIADLRQVLTSQIKVHPVAVSQFLYTSQGEFMLRRLGEVIQTESGETKPGFHALRSALILAAAEPEGLTLLNILRKYPNSSINVDLARTLQIAAQLETLVNETNKAVAAVSAKSDTEATIQSGVTFENLPRLNRRGKFIAKKQTLKFFDVIRGRQLSTDIYLPNIRSSVPVIVISHGIGTDSSNFRYLANHLATNGFAVIVPNHPGSDTKQINSLLNGSASEVARPDEFINRPLDVKFVLNELEELSSTDSRFKKRLDLEQIGVFGQSFGGYTALALAGAKINSEKIKQDCRQQALKQTWNMSLLLQCRIQELQISKPVQQYNLYDKRVKAVIAVNPITSTIFGKTGLSKIKTPVMMVSSSEDTVAPALYEQILPFAWIANAQKYLVQMESATHFSAIGDGKDTSEQVGLPSKLVGDNPKQAQSYMKLLSLPFFQNYVSGNSQYRPYLTAAYAESISTSSMSLSLLQNLTTTEIARAVNSEQ, encoded by the coding sequence ATGAACAGCTTGTTTGGTAAATGGACTGGCAACCTGAGAAAATCTTGGCTGTTGTTGGTTTTATCTGTATTGCTATCAGTTTTCGGCATCAGTAATTATGCTTGGACTGCGGAGCGAATTTATGCATCTTATTCAGCTTTTCAACGTTCTATTTCTATAAATGCTTTAGAAGAATTCGCCGAAAATGGTGAAATTGGTGAAGAATTAGCAGTTTATACGCGCTATTTAAAGCCGGAACAAATAGCAGATTTGAGGCAAGTTTTAACCAGTCAGATTAAAGTACATCCTGTAGCAGTCTCGCAGTTTCTTTACACTTCACAAGGTGAATTTATGCTGAGACGTTTAGGAGAAGTGATTCAAACTGAATCTGGCGAAACTAAACCGGGATTTCACGCTTTACGATCGGCTTTAATTTTAGCTGCCGCCGAGCCAGAGGGTTTGACGTTATTAAATATATTACGGAAATATCCTAACTCCAGTATTAATGTTGATTTAGCACGCACTTTGCAAATAGCGGCACAATTAGAAACCCTCGTAAACGAAACAAATAAGGCTGTCGCGGCTGTTTCTGCTAAGTCTGATACAGAAGCTACAATTCAATCAGGAGTAACCTTTGAGAATTTACCTAGATTGAATCGTAGAGGAAAGTTTATAGCTAAAAAGCAGACTTTAAAATTCTTCGATGTTATAAGAGGAAGACAGTTATCAACAGACATTTATCTTCCTAATATTCGTTCTTCAGTGCCGGTAATCGTAATTTCTCATGGTATTGGTACCGACAGCAGTAATTTTCGATATTTAGCCAATCATTTAGCAACAAATGGGTTTGCGGTTATTGTTCCCAATCATCCCGGCAGCGATACTAAACAAATAAATTCTTTGTTGAATGGTAGTGCTTCGGAGGTAGCACGACCAGATGAATTTATCAACCGTCCTTTGGATGTAAAGTTTGTTCTAAATGAATTAGAGGAACTAAGTAGTACCGATTCTCGTTTTAAGAAGCGTCTAGATTTAGAGCAAATAGGAGTATTCGGGCAATCTTTTGGTGGTTATACAGCCTTGGCTTTAGCTGGTGCAAAAATTAACTCAGAAAAAATAAAACAAGACTGCCGTCAGCAAGCTTTAAAACAAACATGGAATATGTCTTTGTTGTTGCAATGTCGAATACAGGAATTGCAAATTAGCAAACCAGTACAGCAATATAATCTATACGATAAACGAGTTAAAGCTGTAATCGCTGTAAACCCAATAACCAGCACTATCTTTGGAAAAACTGGTTTGAGTAAAATAAAAACTCCCGTGATGATGGTTTCTAGCAGTGAAGATACTGTTGCACCAGCTTTATACGAACAAATTTTACCTTTCGCCTGGATTGCGAATGCTCAGAAATATTTAGTGCAAATGGAGAGTGCAACTCACTTTTCCGCTATCGGTGATGGTAAAGATACTTCCGAGCAAGTAGGATTACCCTCAAAATTAGTAGGTGATAATCCAAAACAAGCACAAAGCTATATGAAACTTTTGAGCTTACCTTTCTTTCAAAATTATGTATCTGGTAATTCGCAATACCGCCCTTATCTTACCGCAGCTTACGCAGAAAGCATTTCTACAAGTTCTATGAGTTTAAGTTTGCTTCAGAATTTAACTACTACAGAAATAGCAAGAGCAGTGAATAGCGAGCAGTGA
- a CDS encoding metallophosphoesterase family protein: MMFIKRFRNRPVSLITIFICVLCVTLVYGCLPNSEPAAKTSSLLTEPFLQLPRKNSVRVVWFTEFPGNQNTVAYGKNLNQTVAAKTIKLSHTREDQKSRVGEQTEDKQVYQKPVQRDIWRHEAEVTDLEPGEEVDYQVISKLKNGGEAKSQVYNLSPAPQAGKPLKILLTSDHQLKPMTAANLQKAKETVDDIDAVFMAGDLINIPDRASEWFDDNRGGAFFPALQGRANYEIDKNGVKTTYTGGEILQEAPIFTALGNHEVMGRRGKSNNLNGEYGDAIPRAVAKNLYDESSIRANSFNTGTYEEIFSLPESKSGGEKYYATTFGDVRLVVLYATNIWRVPSLEPNAKGKYREKEADFDKPEEWGYGQHIFEPIDKGSVQYKWLVEELNSAEFKEAKYKVVMLHHPVHSLGDNIVPAYTNPVQTIEKDDSGKIINIRYEYPLEEDYLIRDIVPLLEENNVQLVFYGHSHLWNRFQNESGVHFLESSNVGNSYGAYLGEKKRNVPKGYQEQYIEVGDPNGLEPIMPSIKPLIGEDGKPLPYIASKEITAFSILDTGKGTVSSYYFDTTKADSKVVKFDEFKLE; this comes from the coding sequence ATGATGTTTATTAAGCGCTTCCGCAATCGTCCCGTATCATTAATAACTATATTTATATGTGTTTTATGTGTAACTTTAGTATATGGGTGTTTACCGAATTCAGAACCTGCTGCTAAAACTTCATCGCTGCTAACAGAGCCTTTTCTACAATTACCAAGAAAAAATTCAGTCCGAGTTGTTTGGTTTACTGAGTTTCCCGGAAATCAAAATACTGTTGCTTACGGTAAAAATCTTAACCAAACTGTTGCAGCTAAAACTATTAAATTAAGCCATACTCGGGAAGATCAAAAATCCAGAGTCGGGGAACAAACTGAAGACAAACAAGTTTACCAAAAACCAGTTCAGCGCGATATTTGGCGACATGAAGCTGAAGTTACTGACTTAGAGCCTGGTGAAGAAGTTGATTATCAAGTCATTAGTAAACTTAAAAATGGTGGTGAAGCCAAAAGTCAAGTTTATAATCTTTCACCCGCACCTCAAGCTGGTAAACCATTAAAAATTCTTCTTACTTCCGATCATCAGCTTAAACCAATGACGGCTGCAAATCTACAGAAAGCCAAAGAAACAGTCGATGATATTGATGCAGTGTTTATGGCTGGCGACTTAATCAATATACCAGACCGCGCCAGTGAATGGTTTGATGATAATCGCGGCGGTGCATTTTTTCCGGCTTTGCAAGGTAGAGCTAATTATGAGATAGATAAAAACGGGGTAAAAACAACTTATACTGGTGGTGAAATACTTCAAGAGGCTCCTATTTTTACCGCTCTTGGCAATCATGAAGTCATGGGAAGAAGAGGTAAAAGTAATAATTTGAACGGCGAATATGGTGATGCAATCCCCCGCGCAGTTGCGAAGAATTTGTATGATGAATCATCTATAAGAGCCAATTCTTTTAATACCGGCACCTACGAAGAAATTTTTAGTTTACCTGAGAGTAAGTCGGGAGGAGAAAAGTATTATGCAACAACTTTTGGTGATGTACGCTTAGTAGTACTTTATGCCACAAATATCTGGCGAGTTCCCAGTTTAGAACCAAATGCTAAAGGTAAATATCGGGAAAAAGAAGCAGATTTTGATAAACCGGAAGAATGGGGTTACGGACAGCATATTTTTGAACCAATTGATAAAGGTAGTGTTCAGTACAAGTGGTTGGTTGAAGAACTTAATAGCGCTGAATTTAAAGAAGCAAAATACAAAGTTGTTATGCTGCATCATCCAGTTCATTCCTTGGGTGATAATATTGTTCCGGCTTATACCAATCCCGTACAAACAATTGAAAAGGATGATAGCGGAAAAATTATAAACATACGCTACGAATATCCTTTAGAAGAAGATTATTTGATTCGAGATATTGTACCTTTATTAGAAGAGAATAACGTCCAACTAGTTTTTTACGGGCATTCTCATTTATGGAATCGTTTTCAAAATGAATCGGGAGTTCATTTTCTGGAATCATCTAATGTTGGTAATAGTTACGGTGCTTATTTAGGTGAAAAGAAACGTAACGTACCCAAAGGATATCAAGAGCAATATATTGAAGTTGGAGATCCAAATGGTTTAGAACCAATAATGCCATCAATTAAACCATTGATAGGGGAAGATGGTAAACCTTTACCCTATATTGCAAGTAAGGAAATTACCGCATTTAGTATTTTGGATACTGGGAAAGGAACGGTTAGCAGCTATTATTTTGATACGACTAAAGCAGACAGTAAAGTAGTCAAATTCGATGAATTTAAATTGGAATAA
- a CDS encoding CHASE2 domain-containing serine/threonine-protein kinase has product MIRKLLNNFRIAFLRNQPSNLSQRDDTLAPQVADNTHDNSIQDSTPTNWWRTILVTSLGATVLVLGARELGWLQRWELRAYDQMMILRPPEPVDKRILLVTVTEEDLQRYNNLVDDETINQLLRKIQSYEPRVIGLHIERPQQTNLAAGIKKDNIVAVCAFRDDIQAGTEIPPPLNFNLGNTGFRDFVSDRGNVVRRALLIQEPYPDSKCNTNFSFANLLAIKYLRKQNIEIDFPNKIFHLGDVSFPSLNSKSGSYVKSDQDSGGSQILINYRKPLRNFAQNVTVTEVLTDKFNPDLIRDRLVIVGIVARNIPNKFLTPYSDSEEGSRMISSVFIHAQITSQLISAVLDNRPLIWYFPEWLEAAWIWGWSLVGGALAWKARRPVFLLIVSGITVAGLVVICYLLILQAGWIPIVPPGLALFYTAIGVLGYTSYQTQLQTKVILLQVEKQKEAIEQLNTLLNETTGIQDTPRIQPLASVAAVSTSSSTLLSNRYKVTRVLAQGGFGCTYLAKDIQRPGSPTCVVKQLMPARRDTRFLQVARRLFDSEAEILELLGQHNQIPELYAFFEQEREFYLVQQFIPGQPLTDELPPHKDIKSESEVINMLKELLEVLAFIHQRQVIHRDIKPANIIRCNQDNRLVLIDFGAVKLMQPQSKEQTELATVAIGTRGYTPPEQFAGHPRLSSDIYALGMIAIQSLTGLLPHELQPNPDDGNVEWREWAQVSEKLAAILDKMVRYHASERYKSALEALEDIKSVSG; this is encoded by the coding sequence GTGATTAGGAAACTTTTAAATAATTTCCGTATTGCATTCTTAAGAAACCAGCCGAGTAACTTATCGCAGAGGGATGACACTCTAGCTCCTCAAGTAGCAGATAACACCCACGATAACTCTATTCAGGATTCAACTCCAACAAACTGGTGGAGAACAATTCTTGTTACCAGTTTGGGGGCTACTGTTTTGGTTTTGGGGGCACGGGAATTAGGTTGGCTGCAGCGTTGGGAATTGCGTGCTTACGATCAAATGATGATTTTACGTCCTCCGGAACCGGTAGATAAACGAATTTTGCTGGTAACGGTTACGGAGGAAGATTTACAAAGGTACAATAATCTGGTTGATGACGAAACGATTAATCAATTATTAAGAAAAATTCAGTCTTACGAACCGCGTGTTATTGGTTTACATATTGAACGTCCCCAACAAACTAATTTAGCAGCAGGTATAAAGAAAGATAATATTGTTGCTGTTTGTGCTTTTAGAGATGACATTCAAGCAGGAACGGAAATACCACCACCGCTCAATTTTAATCTAGGTAATACTGGTTTTAGAGATTTTGTTTCGGATAGGGGTAATGTAGTTCGTCGAGCTTTGTTAATTCAAGAACCCTATCCAGATAGTAAATGCAATACTAATTTCTCTTTTGCTAATTTGTTAGCGATAAAATATTTAAGAAAACAAAATATAGAGATTGATTTTCCAAATAAGATTTTTCACTTGGGTGACGTATCTTTTCCTAGTTTAAATAGTAAATCTGGTAGTTATGTCAAATCGGATCAAGATAGTGGTGGTTCTCAAATTTTAATTAATTATCGCAAACCGCTACGAAATTTTGCTCAAAATGTAACTGTTACGGAAGTTTTAACAGATAAATTTAATCCGGATTTAATAAGAGACCGTTTGGTAATTGTTGGAATTGTTGCCCGTAATATTCCGAATAAATTCCTTACTCCCTATAGTGATTCTGAAGAAGGTTCGAGGATGATTTCTTCAGTATTTATTCACGCCCAAATAACCAGTCAACTTATTAGTGCAGTATTAGATAATAGACCTTTAATTTGGTATTTTCCTGAATGGTTGGAAGCTGCTTGGATATGGGGTTGGTCTCTAGTTGGTGGTGCTTTAGCCTGGAAAGCACGAAGACCTGTATTTTTGTTAATAGTGTCTGGTATTACTGTTGCTGGCTTAGTGGTAATTTGTTATTTACTGATTTTACAAGCTGGTTGGATACCCATTGTACCTCCAGGGCTTGCTTTATTTTATACTGCTATTGGTGTATTGGGTTACACGAGTTATCAAACACAATTACAGACAAAAGTTATTCTTCTACAAGTTGAAAAACAGAAGGAAGCTATAGAACAATTAAATACACTTTTAAACGAAACTACAGGTATTCAAGATACACCTCGCATACAGCCTTTAGCTTCTGTTGCTGCTGTTTCTACTTCTTCGTCTACCTTACTTAGCAATCGTTATAAAGTAACCAGAGTTCTCGCACAAGGTGGTTTTGGCTGCACTTATTTAGCCAAAGATATTCAACGTCCAGGTTCGCCAACTTGTGTAGTAAAACAATTAATGCCAGCTAGAAGAGATACCAGATTTTTACAAGTTGCCAGAAGACTATTTGATTCGGAAGCAGAAATTCTTGAACTTTTAGGACAGCATAATCAAATACCAGAATTATATGCATTTTTTGAACAAGAAAGAGAATTTTATTTAGTCCAGCAATTCATTCCCGGACAACCTTTAACTGATGAATTGCCGCCCCATAAAGACATAAAAAGTGAATCCGAAGTTATTAATATGCTCAAAGAGCTATTAGAAGTGCTAGCATTTATTCATCAACGACAGGTAATTCATCGCGACATTAAACCGGCAAATATTATTAGATGTAATCAAGATAATCGCTTGGTACTAATTGATTTTGGTGCGGTAAAATTAATGCAACCGCAATCAAAAGAACAAACAGAATTAGCCACCGTAGCCATCGGTACGCGTGGCTACACACCACCAGAACAATTTGCAGGACACCCCCGCTTGAGCAGCGATATTTATGCTTTAGGCATGATTGCCATCCAGTCATTAACCGGTTTGCTTCCCCACGAATTGCAACCAAACCCCGATGACGGTAATGTTGAATGGCGTGAATGGGCACAAGTCAGCGAGAAACTTGCAGCAATTTTAGATAAAATGGTGCGCTATCATGCTTCGGAAAGGTACAAATCTGCTCTGGAAGCCTTGGAAGATATTAAATCAGTTAGCGGCTAG